From Deltaproteobacteria bacterium, the proteins below share one genomic window:
- a CDS encoding VOC family protein, with the protein MGKIEEQSLVTSSLSDAGKLHHVEVYCSDLKRSQEFWVWFLNHLGYKTFQTWPEGISLRLGSTYLVFVQAVDKFKDAPYHRAKPGLNHLAFHASSQQQVDRLTELLKARGTKLLYHDRFPHAGGGTSYGVFFEDPEGIKVEVVCD; encoded by the coding sequence ATGGGCAAAATCGAAGAACAGTCGCTTGTCACAAGCTCGCTGAGTGACGCAGGAAAACTTCACCACGTGGAGGTTTATTGTTCGGATCTAAAACGATCACAAGAGTTTTGGGTATGGTTTCTAAATCATCTTGGTTACAAGACCTTTCAAACTTGGCCAGAGGGAATTAGCCTGCGTCTAGGATCGACCTATCTTGTTTTCGTGCAGGCTGTCGACAAGTTTAAAGATGCCCCCTACCACCGCGCGAAACCAGGATTAAACCATCTCGCCTTCCATGCAAGTAGCCAACAACAAGTTGACCGTCTGACTGAACTGCTCAAAGCCAGAGGTACCAAGCTTCTCTATCACGATCGGTTCCCCCATGCAGGAGGCGGCACCTCCTACGGTGTTTTCTTTGAAGACCCCGAGGGAATAAAGGTAGAGGTCGTTTGCGACTGA
- the elbB gene encoding isoprenoid biosynthesis glyoxalase ElbB has product MTNQLDRKIAVVLSGCGHTDGTEITEAISVLIAITEMGASYVCFAPEGGVGDSTPLEMSKRIARGQVQPLSKLKTSDFDGLVFPGGSGAAKRLSDFAERGARATAIPEVTRMIAEFHAQSKPIGAICIAPVLIALTLGKLSVELTVGENGETAAEIAKTGAQHTVCPVTDYISDRDNKVLSTPAYMYDKASSFEVFTGIRKMIRELVEMA; this is encoded by the coding sequence ATGACAAATCAATTAGATCGAAAAATCGCTGTCGTACTTTCGGGCTGCGGCCACACAGATGGAACTGAAATCACGGAAGCGATTTCGGTTTTGATTGCGATCACCGAGATGGGCGCAAGCTACGTCTGTTTTGCTCCTGAGGGTGGAGTTGGTGATTCAACTCCACTTGAAATGTCTAAGCGAATCGCTCGCGGGCAGGTTCAACCACTTTCGAAACTCAAGACATCGGATTTTGATGGCCTCGTCTTCCCGGGCGGATCTGGCGCAGCGAAACGCCTTTCTGACTTTGCCGAGAGAGGCGCAAGGGCCACCGCGATTCCCGAGGTCACGCGCATGATTGCCGAATTTCATGCTCAATCAAAGCCGATCGGAGCCATTTGTATTGCACCGGTGCTAATCGCTTTGACGCTTGGAAAACTATCGGTCGAGCTGACAGTCGGAGAAAATGGTGAGACAGCCGCCGAAATCGCCAAAACCGGAGCACAACACACGGTGTGCCCAGTGACGGATTACATCAGCGACCGTGACAATAAAGTTTTATCGACCCCCGCCTACATGTATGACAAAGCAAGTTCCTTTGAAGTCTTCACGGGCATTCGAAAAATGATTCGCGAACTTGTGGAAATGGCATAA
- a CDS encoding alpha/beta fold hydrolase — MKTSILPKFFLAFVVLLSSQFARSADCESMFKSTIRSSAGEYIRMAQGRALGVRPPQFANPVYEQSAQGTWTGVNGPKLVQDYLVPGTSLIGHTLKGANEPGVVKTTTGNMIHLRAEIAGESTNIGVSYNAMKENFGREVKSYVRENAEAVVLFIHGGGSNTTGHHVAANIMDFLNPRSVDVISIDLKWHGEGSRNSPESVRKELEILRQYVRVLTGNTKKPIFLVGHSMGGVVADLYMRHFPKDDLFAGVISLSTVADAAPGQSLAVKRQREASVERQNQSNEMIPADERNLGAMLARQGKISPTCGFYCDVMMTGVDWTVPSHQGADYIPALYVIGRGDALYQGNEAAFTTGVEKLKNVEFVVFEQRRDIKSKDGQKMTIGHLIFDHKPLVEFSPDVPLEIQQKVFEGKIEKAEFEKLRADGRLLMDPQFMFEDLKSPEIYARIRNFISRVAGRPLPKVEPTRDPLDDIVQEYLKNLAFREFAKSHAYLHMRATQKGTELGQEIGKNSKAMAVLQGLEKKGTISPEQKGELAELRTKNQELLAIMSNKGTVLPKNLEAFKALQTELDVIKSKMVDQALGQMPQTTTALKLEADKVRQGINQQRKIVNEAELSLTSEALKIARVEIDAAYERMMAQDALVRELSGGYLSKNSVNGRFPPGLFENLPVNIREAYDRYAELSAGYQKALQKFDAKLLEEITAARVVLAGSYSRSLDEIVQAGRELKRLNDQLRSIQSELELRSQNRARLWSQQFELQMRMARLVDPGYFIPEIYTIELLLSKQPDDFMGNTPEETAAKRKDLSSVLQKIWSDWNSVWSERPQGSGDADGMY; from the coding sequence ATGAAAACTTCGATTTTGCCTAAATTCTTTCTGGCCTTCGTGGTCCTCCTGTCTTCGCAATTTGCACGCAGTGCGGACTGCGAGTCGATGTTTAAATCGACCATTCGGTCCTCAGCAGGTGAGTACATTCGTATGGCACAAGGGCGGGCGTTGGGGGTAAGGCCGCCGCAATTTGCCAATCCTGTCTACGAGCAAAGTGCCCAAGGCACCTGGACAGGCGTCAATGGACCAAAGCTAGTTCAGGACTACCTGGTCCCTGGTACAAGTCTGATCGGTCATACTTTGAAGGGTGCCAACGAACCCGGCGTCGTAAAAACAACGACGGGCAATATGATTCACTTGCGTGCGGAAATCGCTGGGGAATCAACCAATATCGGCGTTAGCTATAACGCCATGAAAGAAAACTTCGGTCGAGAGGTAAAGTCTTACGTTAGAGAAAACGCTGAAGCTGTGGTCCTTTTCATCCACGGCGGCGGATCCAACACGACCGGACACCATGTTGCGGCAAATATCATGGACTTTCTTAACCCACGATCAGTCGATGTCATTTCTATTGATTTAAAATGGCATGGAGAGGGCTCGCGCAATTCCCCTGAAAGTGTGCGAAAGGAACTTGAAATTCTTCGTCAATACGTTCGCGTCTTAACGGGCAATACGAAAAAGCCGATTTTCTTGGTCGGTCACAGCATGGGCGGCGTCGTGGCTGATCTTTACATGCGTCACTTTCCTAAGGACGACTTATTTGCCGGGGTAATTTCGCTTTCGACTGTCGCGGATGCAGCACCGGGACAGTCTCTGGCAGTTAAGCGTCAACGTGAGGCTTCGGTAGAACGGCAAAATCAAAGTAACGAAATGATTCCTGCTGATGAACGAAACCTCGGGGCGATGCTAGCTCGGCAAGGGAAAATCTCTCCTACCTGCGGATTCTATTGCGATGTCATGATGACCGGCGTTGATTGGACGGTTCCAAGCCATCAAGGTGCTGATTACATACCGGCCCTCTATGTAATCGGACGTGGAGACGCGCTCTACCAAGGAAACGAGGCAGCCTTCACGACCGGAGTCGAGAAGCTTAAAAATGTGGAATTTGTTGTTTTCGAGCAACGACGCGATATCAAATCGAAAGACGGGCAGAAAATGACAATTGGCCATTTGATCTTTGATCACAAGCCCTTGGTCGAATTTTCACCTGACGTTCCATTGGAAATTCAGCAAAAGGTTTTTGAAGGAAAGATTGAAAAAGCGGAATTTGAAAAGCTTCGCGCAGACGGGCGACTTTTAATGGATCCGCAATTTATGTTCGAGGATTTGAAATCCCCTGAAATTTACGCGCGAATTCGCAATTTCATATCCCGAGTTGCTGGGCGCCCGCTGCCAAAAGTAGAACCAACGCGCGATCCGCTGGACGACATTGTTCAGGAGTATTTGAAGAACCTGGCCTTCCGAGAATTCGCCAAGTCTCATGCGTACCTTCATATGCGTGCCACTCAAAAGGGTACAGAGCTAGGTCAAGAAATCGGGAAAAACTCGAAAGCGATGGCGGTTTTGCAGGGCCTAGAAAAAAAGGGAACAATTTCTCCTGAACAGAAAGGCGAGCTTGCGGAATTGCGGACCAAAAACCAAGAGCTCCTTGCGATCATGTCGAACAAGGGCACGGTACTGCCCAAGAACCTAGAGGCTTTCAAAGCGCTGCAGACTGAACTTGATGTGATTAAATCGAAGATGGTCGACCAGGCTTTGGGCCAAATGCCGCAAACGACGACGGCCTTAAAGCTTGAAGCCGACAAAGTTAGGCAGGGGATCAATCAGCAACGGAAAATTGTCAATGAAGCGGAACTGTCGCTGACGTCAGAAGCGCTCAAAATTGCCCGCGTTGAAATAGACGCCGCTTACGAACGTATGATGGCGCAAGATGCTTTGGTGCGGGAGCTTTCCGGTGGGTATCTTTCGAAAAATTCGGTCAATGGAAGGTTTCCGCCAGGACTGTTTGAGAATCTACCGGTCAACATTCGTGAGGCCTACGACCGGTACGCAGAACTATCAGCGGGGTATCAAAAAGCTTTGCAAAAGTTCGACGCAAAGCTGCTGGAGGAAATCACAGCCGCTCGTGTGGTTTTAGCTGGAAGTTATTCAAGAAGTTTGGATGAAATCGTTCAAGCTGGCCGCGAGCTTAAAAGACTTAATGATCAATTGCGGTCCATTCAGTCGGAACTTGAATTGCGGTCTCAAAATCGAGCACGCCTCTGGTCGCAGCAGTTCGAATTGCAAATGCGCATGGCAAGACTAGTAGATCCCGGCTATTTCATACCGGAAATTTATACGATCGAGTTGCTCCTTTCAAAACAGCCAGATGATTTCATGGGAAACACACCGGAAGAAACCGCTGCCAAACGCAAAGACCTATCAAGTGTGTTGCAGAAAATCTGGTCGGATTGGAACTCGGTTTGGTCCGAACGCCCGCAAGGATCTGGCGACGCTGACGGTATGTACTAA
- a CDS encoding DEAD/DEAH box helicase, whose product MTSDNKNGGLRSFNDAGLYPPIVEVLKAMKISVPTKIQAEILGPARDGLDIIAISATGSGKTIAYLLPLFEMLKRDERTRGLILTPTRETADQILKVLEPFADELGLSLSLVIGGRSAAKQENELKSRARIVVATPGRLNDHLLNNKLLLQETRFVVVDEADRMLDMGFAPQLQFIQKTMRGKWQTILCSASSLEQIQKVSHVFAQSEPVVVSSGSVEAPVEKLNQTVVRLERKDKSRRLMTDIESCKGSVLVFAASQERCDLVHRFLSKAGVNVDLLHGGLRQGHRNRVMRDFRGKVIKVLIATDVLARGLDVDHVDLVINVDLPYHAEDFLHRIGRTARAGRSGRAITYITPDDHKKLPDIERYLEGAKFE is encoded by the coding sequence ATGACATCTGATAACAAAAATGGCGGTCTACGATCATTCAACGATGCGGGTCTCTATCCTCCCATCGTTGAAGTTCTTAAAGCGATGAAAATTTCGGTTCCAACAAAAATTCAGGCAGAGATATTAGGCCCGGCGAGGGACGGTCTCGACATCATCGCTATTTCGGCGACAGGCAGCGGCAAAACTATTGCCTATCTATTGCCGCTTTTTGAAATGTTGAAACGAGATGAAAGAACTCGCGGCCTTATTCTGACGCCGACGCGAGAAACCGCGGATCAGATTTTGAAAGTACTTGAACCGTTTGCGGACGAACTAGGTCTAAGTTTAAGTCTTGTTATTGGTGGTCGATCAGCTGCCAAGCAAGAAAATGAATTGAAAAGTCGCGCAAGAATCGTTGTTGCGACACCTGGTCGGCTAAATGATCATCTTTTAAATAACAAGCTGCTACTTCAGGAGACTAGATTTGTCGTCGTCGACGAAGCTGACCGAATGTTGGATATGGGGTTTGCTCCGCAGCTTCAATTCATTCAGAAAACTATGCGCGGCAAATGGCAGACGATTTTGTGTTCCGCGAGCTCGTTGGAACAGATCCAAAAAGTTTCTCATGTATTTGCTCAGTCCGAGCCTGTTGTGGTCTCGTCTGGTTCCGTAGAAGCTCCAGTCGAAAAACTCAACCAGACAGTCGTTCGCCTTGAAAGAAAAGACAAAAGTCGGCGGCTTATGACGGATATTGAAAGTTGCAAAGGAAGTGTCCTGGTATTTGCGGCTAGCCAAGAACGCTGTGACTTAGTTCACAGATTTCTTAGTAAAGCGGGTGTGAATGTCGACCTCTTGCATGGAGGCCTACGTCAAGGTCACAGAAATCGAGTCATGCGAGATTTTCGCGGGAAAGTGATCAAGGTTTTGATTGCCACCGATGTTCTGGCGCGTGGACTTGATGTCGATCATGTCGATCTAGTCATCAACGTCGATCTACCATATCACGCGGAAGACTTTCTTCACAGAATTGGGCGAACGGCACGAGCTGGCCGATCAGGCAGAGCGATCACCTACATCACCCCGGATGATCACAAAAAGCTTCCAGATATCGAACGATATTTGGAAGGAGCAAAATTTGAGTGA
- a CDS encoding alpha/beta fold hydrolase, protein METALKPISRHLQISLQRLKSVILAIAILVSVLPTAAFSQVFQVDIEMPSAAEGGAPTDFRFHGRRFNRQSALNNEPARSRQPVILAHGILNSYGITEKLARFLESQGFDVWVYNQPGFGQEGKVTKAVQSTSGDYGLMALVNGVDKMVEHVTKATGQKPIFGGFSLGGIALELYLQGVVSIDGEGNAEIDKRKSVERQKSISRAVFLGTPVLSFNEMTRGLKLIYGAAYCVGCIVGDRGGFLDFGLGRKGSIVGKAAGVSTALTPSVLLNFYLQDVTNYHNLDADSRLTEKYLASRFSNIHSDLVQDLVKASRKSDNLKSLPLEHVDAIYVVGTKDGLANYKQIRTMFEKRREFNPHHQMITVEGAGHLDLMENKVIESKFGEMLGDRLRSPSNKQWFLMCKDSFRAL, encoded by the coding sequence GTGGAAACAGCTTTAAAGCCGATTAGTCGCCATCTTCAAATCAGCCTGCAACGGCTGAAGTCAGTTATTCTCGCAATAGCAATTCTCGTCAGTGTTTTGCCTACAGCGGCTTTTTCACAAGTGTTTCAAGTGGACATTGAAATGCCATCGGCCGCTGAAGGCGGAGCGCCAACAGACTTCCGATTTCATGGTCGTCGATTTAATAGACAGTCGGCTCTCAATAATGAACCGGCTCGTTCAAGGCAGCCAGTCATCTTGGCTCATGGGATTTTGAACTCCTATGGCATTACGGAAAAGCTTGCACGATTTTTGGAAAGCCAGGGATTTGACGTTTGGGTCTACAACCAGCCCGGATTCGGTCAAGAAGGCAAAGTGACCAAGGCTGTACAAAGCACGAGTGGGGATTATGGGCTGATGGCCCTCGTGAACGGCGTTGATAAGATGGTCGAACACGTAACGAAAGCAACCGGACAGAAGCCCATTTTTGGTGGGTTTTCACTGGGCGGCATCGCACTGGAACTTTATCTTCAAGGTGTCGTCTCGATCGATGGTGAAGGCAACGCTGAGATCGATAAAAGAAAATCGGTTGAAAGACAAAAAAGTATTTCACGTGCTGTCTTTCTTGGTACCCCGGTCCTATCTTTCAATGAAATGACAAGAGGTCTAAAGCTGATATACGGCGCCGCCTATTGCGTTGGGTGTATCGTAGGCGATCGCGGTGGATTTTTAGATTTTGGACTAGGGAGAAAGGGATCGATTGTTGGTAAAGCGGCCGGAGTTTCTACGGCACTCACTCCCTCAGTTCTTTTGAACTTCTATTTGCAAGACGTAACCAACTATCACAATCTCGATGCGGACTCTCGCTTAACAGAAAAGTACCTTGCTTCGCGGTTCTCAAATATTCACTCGGATCTCGTTCAAGATCTTGTCAAGGCATCTCGGAAATCAGATAATCTTAAATCTCTGCCGCTAGAGCATGTCGACGCGATCTATGTTGTAGGCACCAAAGACGGACTTGCGAATTACAAACAAATTCGAACTATGTTTGAGAAAAGGCGCGAGTTCAATCCACATCACCAAATGATTACTGTTGAAGGCGCTGGTCACCTGGATCTTATGGAAAACAAAGTTATCGAAAGTAAGTTCGGCGAAATGCTAGGCGATCGGTTGAGGTCACCAAGCAATAAACAGTGGTTTTTGATGTGCAAAGATTCGTTCCGGGCCCTGTAG
- the hflX gene encoding GTPase HflX — protein MSIYDQTPKIPTAVLVGVKTPGLTDHELQSSLDELERLVTTLGYRVIGRLWQKRKSTNSAVVLGEGKLRELAKWTGGPGEVGPYVAKKKHKAALRKEKEDEEKRLEDEELAEELANHEAVDEDEVEELGPSHAPESANGAPVELAEHVVFDCELSPSQLRNLEKATSAKALDRTGVIIEIFSRHAKTRAAKLQVEIARLTYVAPRLRETSGDDDRGSAGGMGGKGAGESTLELDRRAIRDRIKALKDEFSAIDQEQDTRRSRRSQENTVALVGYTNAGKSSLMRALTGSDVYIADKLFATLDTTVRMLYPETTPRVLVSDTVGFIKKLPHNLVASFRSTLDEAGNASLLLFIVDAADPEFRSQLTVTQKVLEELGVKDVESFLILNKIDRVPAEEVVFLKREFPRAILLSALNPEHVAELRGTLIRHFEAKMRDEAVLVPYESQGIIGEIREKAKVLNESYDENGVTLRILAPAEFVDRIKAKIKRDYL, from the coding sequence ATGAGCATTTACGATCAGACTCCTAAAATCCCCACCGCTGTTCTTGTCGGAGTTAAAACTCCTGGCCTCACCGATCACGAGCTACAAAGCTCGCTGGATGAACTCGAACGCCTCGTTACAACACTTGGCTACCGAGTCATTGGACGACTTTGGCAAAAGCGTAAATCGACGAACTCCGCCGTGGTCCTCGGCGAAGGAAAACTTCGCGAACTTGCAAAGTGGACCGGCGGTCCGGGCGAAGTAGGGCCTTATGTTGCGAAGAAAAAACATAAGGCCGCACTGAGAAAAGAAAAAGAAGATGAAGAAAAGCGCCTTGAGGACGAAGAACTTGCGGAAGAATTGGCCAATCACGAAGCCGTCGATGAGGACGAGGTTGAAGAGCTCGGACCCAGTCATGCGCCTGAATCGGCAAACGGCGCACCCGTGGAACTTGCTGAACACGTCGTTTTTGATTGCGAGCTTTCACCCTCACAGCTTCGCAATCTCGAAAAGGCGACGTCCGCAAAAGCGCTCGATCGCACTGGTGTGATCATAGAAATCTTCAGTCGACATGCCAAAACGCGCGCGGCGAAGCTTCAAGTTGAAATCGCAAGACTGACCTATGTAGCCCCGAGGCTTCGTGAAACTTCCGGCGATGATGACCGCGGAAGCGCTGGCGGAATGGGCGGAAAAGGTGCCGGAGAATCCACCCTGGAACTTGATCGGCGGGCCATTCGGGATCGCATCAAGGCCCTGAAAGACGAGTTTTCTGCGATCGATCAAGAACAAGACACACGTCGATCGCGTCGTTCGCAAGAAAACACAGTAGCATTGGTTGGCTATACGAACGCGGGGAAATCGTCTCTCATGCGGGCATTGACTGGCAGTGATGTTTACATTGCCGATAAACTCTTTGCGACCCTCGATACAACAGTGCGAATGCTTTATCCCGAAACCACTCCTCGCGTCCTGGTCTCAGACACTGTGGGATTCATCAAAAAGCTTCCCCACAATCTCGTCGCTTCGTTCCGGTCGACTTTGGATGAGGCTGGGAATGCGTCGCTTCTGCTTTTTATCGTCGATGCGGCGGATCCGGAATTTCGTAGTCAGCTAACCGTCACTCAAAAAGTATTGGAAGAACTCGGCGTAAAAGATGTTGAGAGCTTCCTTATACTCAACAAAATCGACCGTGTTCCTGCGGAAGAAGTCGTTTTTCTGAAACGTGAATTTCCTCGGGCGATCTTACTCTCAGCATTAAACCCAGAGCATGTCGCAGAGCTTCGCGGAACATTGATTCGCCACTTCGAAGCTAAAATGCGGGACGAAGCGGTCCTTGTTCCTTACGAATCTCAGGGAATCATTGGTGAAATTCGCGAAAAAGCGAAAGTTTTGAACGAATCCTATGACGAAAATGGTGTGACGCTGCGGATTCTAGCCCCCGCGGAATTTGTTGATCGTATCAAAGCGAAAATTAAAAGGGACTATCTATGA